A single region of the Yersinia entomophaga genome encodes:
- a CDS encoding SymE family type I addiction module toxin has protein sequence MRDNGKLSLPEDWLTQCGLTGQPLAISVMPGQVVIQVHQDNILA, from the coding sequence ATACGGGATAACGGCAAGCTGTCTCTGCCAGAGGACTGGCTGACGCAGTGCGGCCTGACCGGGCAACCGCTGGCGATCAGCGTGATGCCTGGTCAGGTGGTCATTCAAGTACATCAGGATAATATACTGGCGTAA
- a CDS encoding DUF7660 family protein, producing the protein MENDLYPVETRDELIKLILSLASEARNNPDEWENNDLPSFLEAMASWMEDMDGFYKNMNKPCPDNASWSVLADVLMAARIYE; encoded by the coding sequence ATGGAAAATGATTTATATCCTGTTGAAACTAGAGATGAATTAATTAAATTAATTTTATCTTTGGCTTCGGAAGCAAGAAATAATCCTGATGAGTGGGAGAATAATGATCTTCCATCTTTTTTAGAAGCGATGGCTTCATGGATGGAAGACATGGATGGTTTTTATAAGAATATGAATAAGCCATGCCCAGATAATGCCAGTTGGAGTGTCCTTGCTGACGTATTAATGGCTGCCAGGATCTACGAATAA
- a CDS encoding SymE family type I addiction module toxin has translation MRDNGNLSLPEDWLTQCGLTGQPLAISVMPGQVVIRIQQGNILA, from the coding sequence ATACGGGATAACGGCAATCTGTCTCTGCCAGAGGACTGGCTGACGCAGTGCGGCCTGACCGGGCAACCGCTGGCGATCAGCGTAATGCCCGGTCAGGTGGTGATTAGGATTCAGCAGGGGAATATATTGGCATGA
- a CDS encoding AHH domain-containing protein — translation MMEAMGLPRSTKWTGHQAHHIIPKELANHPALKKIKYYIDDAGNGIFLRRVDDGTSAMARHQGSHDGYTQAVKNALDKIDLNQSKGAILNQVKEIQGISRKGLENGHPIRPLDMDKAGGALGNGKVNAVWTNIFTKGGW, via the coding sequence ATGATGGAGGCGATGGGACTGCCGCGTTCTACGAAATGGACTGGGCATCAAGCCCACCATATAATCCCGAAAGAATTAGCTAACCATCCAGCATTAAAGAAGATCAAATATTATATTGACGATGCCGGAAACGGTATCTTCCTCAGAAGAGTCGATGATGGCACTAGTGCGATGGCAAGGCATCAGGGAAGTCATGATGGATATACACAAGCAGTTAAAAATGCTTTAGATAAAATAGATCTTAATCAATCTAAAGGCGCTATTTTGAATCAAGTGAAAGAAATCCAAGGAATTTCTCGGAAAGGGTTAGAGAATGGCCACCCAATCAGACCACTTGATATGGATAAAGCAGGTGGTGCATTAGGAAATGGAAAGGTTAATGCTGTCTGGACTAATATTTTCACTAAAGGTGGCTGGTAA
- a CDS encoding SymE family type I addiction module toxin yields MRDNGKLSLPENWLTQCGLTGQPLAISVMPGQVVIKVRQGNL; encoded by the coding sequence ATACGGGATAACGGCAAGCTGTCTCTGCCAGAGAACTGGCTGACGCAGTGCGGCCTGACCGGGCAACCGCTGGCGATCAGCGTGATGCCTGGTCAGGTGGTGATTAAGGTTCGGCAGGGTAATCTGTGA
- a CDS encoding acyltransferase family protein, producing MRNVGLHALKSLSCFSAVTFYSASKTCSDSCFLSGEVMSILYFLSIIATPLFFMIIGYIDSIEEITRQDILRKIKSILTIIIFWNVLFYFINEDGFKKGYFLQSWLLFSIALIYVINPIISKILKNNRQTFFTLGGLLIFSVSIDIISTFTERPYLIDFPQYFRLWTWVFYYMVGRFLCSTKGREITKNIKVRIAAKLLIVPTAISMYFYESFMSLHVYKTVNAGYFLDNFHVLILSLCLFVIFDNFDTKYEWIRKTLAYISPSMIGVYILHDGIFYFISSAYNLSDITLRFTLLFSVFIASVLLSRVLLLNKLTSRFISF from the coding sequence ATGAGAAATGTCGGCCTCCATGCGCTAAAGAGCCTTAGCTGCTTTTCTGCGGTCACATTCTACTCTGCTAGTAAAACCTGTTCCGACAGCTGTTTTTTAAGCGGTGAGGTTATGAGTATCCTCTATTTCTTATCTATTATAGCAACACCGCTGTTTTTCATGATAATAGGTTATATTGACTCGATTGAAGAAATCACAAGGCAGGATATATTAAGAAAGATCAAATCCATTTTAACAATCATAATATTCTGGAACGTTTTATTTTACTTCATCAATGAAGATGGATTTAAAAAAGGTTATTTCCTGCAAAGCTGGCTGTTATTTAGCATCGCGCTTATTTATGTAATAAATCCGATAATATCTAAAATACTTAAAAATAACAGGCAAACCTTCTTTACCTTAGGTGGATTATTAATCTTTTCAGTTTCCATTGATATTATCAGTACTTTTACCGAAAGACCTTATTTAATCGATTTCCCCCAGTACTTCAGGCTTTGGACATGGGTATTTTACTATATGGTCGGACGTTTTCTCTGTTCAACCAAAGGTAGAGAAATCACTAAAAACATAAAAGTCAGAATAGCGGCTAAACTATTGATCGTCCCTACAGCTATATCGATGTATTTCTATGAGAGCTTTATGTCTCTGCACGTGTATAAAACGGTTAATGCTGGCTATTTTCTTGATAACTTTCATGTACTCATTTTGAGTCTATGTCTGTTTGTTATCTTTGATAATTTTGATACTAAATATGAATGGATAAGAAAGACACTAGCTTATATCAGCCCATCGATGATAGGAGTTTATATTCTCCACGATGGCATATTCTATTTTATCTCTAGTGCCTATAATTTATCAGACATCACCCTAAGATTCACACTGCTATTCTCCGTCTTTATTGCATCGGTATTGCTTTCTCGGGTTCTATTATTAAACAAACTGACCTCAAGGTTTATTTCTTTCTAA
- a CDS encoding helix-turn-helix transcriptional regulator has product MVVDNDRYLTLGIISMVKKIFTGMGSKEDIKFYKRPFHPVDVVFIGVDESNFFEALARLEKIALDTKVFLIADLRLSSFFQGIPGFHNVTMIYREETIDSLESKITGVIKRTFRILTEAASDRKVDQHEVVQNDEQNFLTPSENAVLALFNEGFSGGDIAKILKKSQKTVSGQKRSAMRKLGVRTDVELIKMFMFK; this is encoded by the coding sequence ATGGTGGTAGATAATGATAGATATCTGACCCTTGGGATCATATCTATGGTTAAAAAAATATTTACCGGAATGGGAAGCAAGGAAGATATTAAGTTTTATAAGCGTCCATTCCATCCAGTTGATGTTGTATTTATCGGCGTTGATGAATCCAACTTTTTTGAGGCGTTAGCCCGCCTAGAGAAAATAGCGCTGGATACTAAGGTTTTCCTGATTGCGGATTTAAGGTTAAGTAGTTTCTTTCAGGGAATCCCCGGATTCCATAATGTCACCATGATTTATCGTGAAGAAACTATAGACAGCCTAGAGTCCAAAATTACCGGCGTTATTAAACGAACATTCCGTATCCTCACTGAAGCTGCATCCGATCGTAAAGTAGATCAGCATGAAGTCGTTCAGAATGATGAGCAAAACTTTCTTACGCCAAGTGAAAATGCCGTTCTGGCGTTGTTCAATGAAGGCTTTTCCGGCGGTGATATCGCCAAAATCCTTAAGAAGAGTCAAAAGACTGTGAGCGGGCAAAAGCGCTCTGCGATGAGAAAGTTGGGTGTAAGAACTGATGTTGAATTGATTAAGATGTTTATGTTCAAGTAA
- a CDS encoding cold-shock protein: protein MNGRITTFFEDKGFGFITDENGDNRYFHVIKVANPEMIKKNAEVTFEPTTNSKGLSAFAVKVAIESKYIFIANERIKLTSIKSFKTFTKEVPAQAEVDKANTVLSVGLLMNKIRPQEENIAEKTVPLKMLSVTTHQNVTYTFSDHEIDIDSTVAKLKNI from the coding sequence ATGAACGGTAGAATAACAACTTTTTTTGAAGATAAAGGTTTTGGTTTTATCACCGATGAAAACGGAGATAACCGTTATTTTCACGTTATTAAAGTTGCTAATCCCGAGATGATTAAGAAAAATGCGGAAGTGACTTTTGAACCAACGACCAACAGCAAAGGTTTATCAGCTTTTGCAGTTAAAGTTGCCATTGAGAGCAAATACATTTTTATTGCCAATGAGAGAATCAAACTTACCAGCATTAAGTCTTTCAAAACATTTACTAAAGAAGTACCGGCTCAGGCAGAGGTGGATAAAGCTAATACCGTGCTTTCTGTTGGACTGTTGATGAATAAAATTCGCCCGCAGGAAGAAAACATTGCGGAAAAAACGGTTCCCCTGAAAATGCTATCGGTAACCACTCATCAAAACGTGACTTATACCTTCTCCGATCACGAAATCGATATTGATAGCACTGTAGCCAAGCTGAAAAATATTTAA
- the cspE gene encoding transcription antiterminator/RNA stability regulator CspE: MSKIKGSVKWFNESKGFGFITPEDGSKDVFVHFSAIASNGFKTLAEGQRVEFEITNGAKGPSAANVIAI, encoded by the coding sequence ATGTCTAAGATTAAAGGTAGCGTTAAGTGGTTCAATGAATCCAAAGGTTTCGGCTTCATTACCCCAGAAGATGGCAGTAAGGACGTTTTCGTTCATTTCTCTGCCATCGCTAGCAATGGTTTCAAAACTCTTGCTGAAGGCCAGCGTGTAGAATTTGAAATCACGAACGGTGCCAAAGGGCCATCTGCTGCTAATGTTATCGCTATCTAA
- the crcB gene encoding fluoride efflux transporter CrcB encodes MFPTLLAVFIGGGVGSTLRWLISMKLNGLSPNVPIGTLTVNLVGAFIIGLTLALFNRMTHLDPVWKMLITTGFCGGLTTFSTFSLEVVYLLQDSKFIWAGLTILFNLAGSLAMTMLAFMLVNMWSAQ; translated from the coding sequence ATGTTCCCCACATTACTGGCAGTCTTTATCGGCGGTGGCGTTGGCAGTACGCTACGTTGGCTTATCAGCATGAAATTAAACGGGTTATCTCCCAACGTACCTATTGGCACTCTCACTGTTAACCTGGTTGGCGCTTTTATTATTGGCCTGACATTAGCCTTATTCAATCGAATGACGCACCTTGATCCAGTTTGGAAAATGCTAATAACAACTGGCTTTTGCGGCGGGCTGACAACATTCTCAACTTTTTCGCTGGAAGTGGTGTACTTGCTACAAGACAGTAAATTCATTTGGGCCGGGCTGACTATATTATTCAATCTGGCGGGTTCGTTAGCTATGACAATGCTGGCCTTTATGTTAGTGAACATGTGGAGCGCACAGTAA
- a CDS encoding GNAT family N-acetyltransferase: MKIRKVKPGDEAAISELLIALDYAGTDGFLNQRLLQLIGHPDSGLLAATINDVVCGFISLHFIPQIALAGDFCRISYLCVSEKVRGAGIGKQLLDEAEKMARERGCDRMELHSHSRRVKAHAFYLREGYAESPKYFTKCLTE, translated from the coding sequence GTGAAAATCCGAAAGGTGAAACCCGGTGACGAAGCTGCCATCTCTGAATTATTGATAGCATTAGATTATGCAGGAACAGATGGTTTTTTAAACCAGCGTTTGCTACAGCTTATTGGGCATCCCGATAGCGGTTTGCTGGCTGCGACTATCAATGATGTTGTTTGCGGTTTTATTTCATTGCATTTTATCCCGCAGATCGCGCTGGCCGGTGATTTCTGTCGGATCAGTTATTTATGTGTGAGTGAGAAGGTCAGGGGAGCAGGAATCGGTAAGCAACTTCTGGATGAAGCTGAAAAGATGGCGCGCGAACGTGGCTGTGATCGTATGGAATTACACAGTCATTCCCGTCGAGTGAAAGCTCATGCTTTTTATCTGCGGGAAGGCTATGCAGAATCACCGAAATATTTTACCAAGTGCTTAACTGAATAG
- a CDS encoding diguanylate cyclase, producing the protein MLCVLSVLITRQTPLWMWALLVINGLIWPHLAYQLSLRANSPHRQEMLNLSLDSISGGVWVAVMSFNALPSVVILSMMSMNNIASGGKSFFLKGLGLQIIGCLLVAWIFQLPFQPQTTPIQVYSCLPMIFIYPSLLGWVTYRTAKRLADNKEELLRISVRDGLTGLYNRRHWEHQLHNQFDSCRRYKHSASLVLLDIDKFKTINDTFGHAVGDDAITALAEELLLGLRAVDIVGRYGGDEFGAILPNTSAEQACEVLGRIQEKLAGIVFNQSPGLQLKVSAGVSEFKPEMTNYQQWLKAADSALYHAKDNGRDRIELAS; encoded by the coding sequence ATGTTATGCGTCTTATCAGTGCTAATCACCCGACAAACTCCGTTGTGGATGTGGGCACTGCTAGTCATAAACGGGTTAATTTGGCCACACCTAGCCTATCAATTATCCCTTCGAGCCAATTCCCCGCATCGCCAGGAAATGCTGAATTTAAGCCTGGATTCTATTTCAGGCGGCGTATGGGTGGCGGTAATGTCGTTTAATGCCCTGCCCTCCGTGGTCATCTTATCGATGATGAGCATGAACAATATCGCATCAGGCGGAAAATCTTTTTTTCTTAAAGGCCTTGGCCTACAGATAATAGGTTGCTTACTGGTCGCCTGGATATTTCAACTACCTTTCCAGCCGCAAACCACACCAATTCAGGTATATAGCTGTTTACCGATGATTTTTATTTATCCATCGTTACTTGGTTGGGTGACGTATCGCACAGCCAAACGCCTGGCAGATAACAAAGAGGAGCTTTTGCGTATTAGCGTGAGAGATGGATTAACCGGGCTGTATAACCGACGCCACTGGGAACATCAGCTTCATAATCAGTTTGATAGCTGCCGTCGCTATAAACACAGCGCGTCCTTGGTGCTGCTGGATATCGATAAATTTAAAACCATCAATGATACTTTTGGTCACGCGGTTGGTGATGATGCCATTACGGCGCTTGCCGAGGAGCTATTATTGGGGCTAAGAGCCGTAGATATCGTCGGCCGCTACGGCGGGGATGAATTTGGCGCTATCCTCCCTAATACTTCGGCGGAACAGGCCTGCGAGGTATTAGGGCGTATTCAGGAAAAACTGGCTGGAATTGTCTTTAATCAATCGCCGGGGCTGCAGCTCAAAGTCAGCGCTGGTGTATCAGAATTCAAACCAGAAATGACCAATTATCAACAGTGGTTAAAAGCCGCTGACTCCGCTTTATATCACGCTAAAGATAATGGCAGAGACCGTATTGAGCTAGCGAGCTAA
- the tatA gene encoding Sec-independent protein translocase subunit TatA, which translates to MEGISITKLLVVGILIVLLFGTSKLRTLGADLGAALKGFKKAMGDDKAPPADIAETKVVPPVEHKD; encoded by the coding sequence ATGGAAGGTATCAGTATTACCAAGCTCTTAGTGGTAGGTATATTGATTGTGCTGCTGTTCGGCACCAGTAAACTGCGCACTTTGGGGGCTGATTTAGGTGCGGCGCTGAAAGGCTTTAAAAAAGCAATGGGCGATGATAAAGCTCCGCCAGCCGATATCGCAGAAACTAAAGTTGTGCCGCCGGTAGAGCATAAAGACTAG
- the lipA gene encoding lipoyl synthase, giving the protein MSKPIQMERGVKYRDADKMALIPVKTVVTERQELLRKPEWMKIKLPADSSRIQGIKAAMRKNGLHSVCEEASCPNLSECFNHGTATFMILGAICTRRCPFCDVAHGRPTLPDANEPEKLAQTIKDMGLRYVVITSVDRDDLRDGGAQHFADCIAAIRAKNPTIKIETLVPDFRGRMDRALDILTATPPDVFNHNLENVPRVYRQVRPGANYEWSLKLLERFKEAHPNIPTKSGLMVGLGETNAEIVEVMRDLRRHGVTMLTLGQYLQPSRHHLPVQRYVSPDEFDEMKAEAMAMGFTHAACGPFVRSSYHADLQAKGEEVK; this is encoded by the coding sequence ATGAGTAAACCGATTCAGATGGAACGCGGCGTAAAATACCGTGATGCAGATAAAATGGCGTTAATCCCGGTGAAAACCGTGGTGACTGAACGCCAGGAGCTGTTACGTAAACCCGAGTGGATGAAAATCAAGCTTCCTGCTGATTCCAGCCGTATTCAAGGCATCAAAGCGGCGATGCGCAAAAACGGCCTGCATTCGGTTTGCGAAGAAGCCTCTTGCCCTAACCTGTCAGAGTGTTTCAATCACGGCACTGCGACTTTTATGATCCTCGGCGCAATCTGTACTCGTCGCTGCCCGTTCTGTGACGTAGCGCATGGTCGTCCAACTCTGCCAGACGCCAACGAGCCAGAAAAGCTGGCGCAAACCATTAAAGATATGGGGTTGCGTTACGTGGTAATCACATCCGTTGACCGCGATGATTTACGCGACGGTGGTGCTCAGCACTTTGCTGACTGTATCGCGGCAATTCGTGCCAAAAACCCAACGATCAAGATCGAAACATTAGTGCCAGATTTCCGTGGCCGTATGGATCGCGCATTAGATATTCTGACTGCAACGCCGCCTGACGTGTTTAACCATAACCTGGAAAACGTGCCGCGGGTCTATCGTCAGGTTCGTCCAGGCGCTAACTATGAATGGTCATTGAAGCTGCTGGAACGTTTCAAAGAAGCGCACCCAAATATTCCGACCAAATCTGGTCTGATGGTGGGTCTGGGTGAAACCAACGCAGAAATCGTTGAAGTCATGCGCGATTTACGTCGTCATGGCGTGACCATGCTGACTTTGGGCCAGTATTTGCAGCCTAGCCGCCATCATTTACCGGTTCAGCGCTACGTCAGCCCGGATGAGTTTGATGAGATGAAAGCCGAAGCCATGGCTATGGGCTTTACCCACGCAGCCTGTGGTCCTTTCGTCCGCTCTTCTTATCATGCGGACTTGCAAGCCAAAGGCGAGGAAGTCAAATAA
- the lipB gene encoding lipoyl(octanoyl) transferase LipB yields the protein MMSRLQQHKIILRQLGLQPYAPVSQAMHAFTECRDETTPDEIWLVEHHQVFTQGQAGKAEHLLMPGDIPVIQSDRGGQVTYHGPGQQVMYVLINLKRAKIGVRQLVTAIENTVVETLAHFGIEAHARPDAPGVYIGQKKVCSLGLRIRQGCSFHGLALNIDMDLSPFQRINPCGNAGMEMTQVSAYRPGTTLSDVQPILVQEFIRQLGYVDAVLQPWQAEDYHPL from the coding sequence ATGATGTCTCGCTTGCAACAACACAAGATCATTTTGCGCCAGCTAGGGCTACAACCCTATGCACCTGTATCTCAAGCCATGCACGCCTTCACTGAATGTCGCGATGAAACTACCCCAGATGAAATCTGGCTAGTAGAACACCATCAGGTATTTACGCAAGGCCAAGCTGGGAAAGCCGAACACCTGCTGATGCCGGGAGATATCCCTGTCATTCAAAGCGATCGTGGCGGACAGGTTACCTACCATGGCCCCGGCCAGCAGGTAATGTATGTTCTGATCAATTTGAAACGTGCAAAGATCGGCGTTCGCCAGTTGGTTACCGCGATTGAGAATACCGTGGTAGAAACTTTGGCTCACTTTGGTATTGAGGCCCACGCCCGACCAGATGCGCCCGGCGTCTATATCGGGCAAAAGAAAGTCTGCTCTTTGGGTTTGCGTATTCGTCAAGGCTGCTCGTTCCACGGGCTAGCGCTGAATATCGATATGGATTTGTCACCGTTTCAGCGCATAAACCCTTGCGGTAACGCCGGTATGGAGATGACACAAGTGAGTGCATACCGGCCAGGAACAACGCTCAGCGATGTGCAACCCATTCTGGTGCAAGAGTTTATTCGCCAATTGGGCTACGTGGATGCCGTTCTTCAGCCTTGGCAGGCAGAGGATTATCATCCTTTATAA
- the ybeD gene encoding DUF493 family protein YbeD, producing the protein MKTKLNELLEFPCSFTYKVMGIAEPQLVDQVVEVVQRHAPGDYTPEVKPSSKGNYHSVSITINAEHIEQVETLYEELGKIELVRMVL; encoded by the coding sequence ATGAAAACTAAACTGAACGAACTGCTAGAGTTCCCTTGTTCCTTTACCTACAAGGTGATGGGCATTGCTGAACCACAGCTGGTTGACCAGGTGGTTGAAGTGGTACAGCGCCATGCTCCGGGCGATTATACCCCTGAGGTAAAACCGAGCAGCAAAGGCAACTATCACTCCGTCTCTATCACCATCAATGCAGAACACATTGAGCAGGTAGAAACCCTGTATGAAGAACTGGGTAAAATTGAACTGGTTCGTATGGTTCTGTAA
- the dacA gene encoding D-alanyl-D-alanine carboxypeptidase DacA — protein MKYVTTSRFIKSITLGTVIVMSAASVANADDVNMKTMIPGVPQIDAEAYVLIDYNSGKVLAEMNADARRNPASLTKMMTSYVIGQAIKSGKIGPEDMVTVGKDAWATGNPVFQGSSLMFLKPGDQVPVSKLTRGINLQSGNDACVAMADYVAGSQDSFVNLMNNYVNALGLKNTHFKTVHGLDAEGQYSSARDMALIGQALIRDVPDEYAIYKEKEFTFNNIRQMNRNGLLWDTSLNVDGIKTGHTEAAGYNLVASATEGQMRLISAVLGGHTYKGRETESKKLLTWGFRFFETVAPLKVGKEFASEPVWFGDTDRVQLGVDKDVYLTIPRGRMKDLKASYVLNTPEIHAPLAKNQVVGSINFQLDGKTIEQRPLVVMNEVKEGGFFSRMVDYIKLMFHHWFG, from the coding sequence ATGAAATATGTAACTACTTCTCGTTTTATCAAGAGCATAACGCTCGGCACCGTTATCGTCATGAGCGCAGCTTCTGTTGCTAACGCCGACGACGTCAATATGAAAACCATGATTCCCGGCGTGCCACAAATCGACGCGGAAGCTTATGTACTGATTGACTACAACTCCGGAAAAGTATTGGCAGAAATGAATGCCGATGCGCGCCGTAACCCTGCCAGTCTGACCAAAATGATGACCAGCTATGTTATCGGCCAGGCGATCAAATCTGGGAAAATCGGCCCCGAAGACATGGTTACCGTAGGCAAAGACGCCTGGGCAACCGGCAATCCGGTATTCCAGGGTTCGTCATTGATGTTCCTGAAACCGGGGGATCAGGTTCCGGTCTCCAAACTGACTCGCGGTATTAATCTGCAATCCGGTAACGATGCCTGCGTGGCCATGGCTGATTACGTTGCTGGCAGTCAGGATTCCTTCGTGAATCTGATGAACAACTATGTGAATGCGCTGGGCTTGAAAAATACCCATTTCAAAACTGTTCACGGTCTGGATGCCGAAGGTCAATACAGCTCCGCTCGTGATATGGCGTTGATTGGTCAGGCATTGATTCGCGACGTTCCAGACGAATACGCCATTTATAAAGAAAAAGAATTCACCTTCAACAATATCCGTCAGATGAACCGTAACGGTTTACTGTGGGATACCAGTCTGAACGTTGACGGTATCAAAACCGGCCATACCGAAGCCGCTGGCTACAATCTGGTTGCCTCCGCTACCGAAGGCCAGATGCGTTTGATTTCCGCGGTTCTGGGTGGTCACACCTACAAAGGCCGTGAAACCGAAAGCAAAAAACTGCTGACATGGGGCTTCCGCTTCTTTGAAACCGTAGCGCCATTGAAAGTCGGTAAAGAGTTCGCTTCTGAGCCAGTCTGGTTCGGGGACACCGATCGCGTACAGCTGGGCGTTGATAAAGACGTTTATCTGACTATTCCGCGCGGTCGTATGAAAGATCTTAAAGCCAGCTACGTGCTGAACACGCCAGAAATCCACGCACCTTTGGCAAAAAATCAGGTAGTTGGCAGCATCAACTTCCAGTTGGACGGCAAAACTATCGAACAACGCCCGCTGGTGGTGATGAACGAAGTGAAAGAAGGTGGTTTCTTCAGCCGCATGGTGGATTACATCAAACTGATGTTCCACCATTGGTTCGGCTAA
- the rlpA gene encoding endolytic peptidoglycan transglycosylase RlpA, with product MRKEWLWIGVVSVLLSACTTENQAPIEQTQQTYNGPIEEIGGAEPRYEPFNPNFNQDYKVNGKSYSVIKDPQNFSQTGLAAWYGEEANGNTTATGETFDPNALTAAHPTLPIPSYVRVTNVSNGRQIVVRVNDRGPYTPGRVIDLSKAAADRLNISNNTKVKIDFINVSPDGSLSGPGMVGTTIAKQSYALPSRPDLTSGAMGNPIQQDAPVNDAPVRPIENSNLSGADAAQPVAAQSSGFLRAPSSLPSGVLESAEPVTPPVVSPPGPITSVAPAASSASASGAYIVQVGALSDAQRASTWQQALSQRFGVPGKVSSAGNVHRVQLGPFSSRQQAAELQQRLSSEAQQQSFIITAP from the coding sequence ATGCGTAAGGAATGGCTTTGGATCGGCGTCGTCAGCGTGCTGTTATCAGCTTGTACTACGGAAAATCAAGCACCTATAGAACAAACTCAGCAGACTTATAATGGGCCGATTGAAGAGATCGGCGGAGCGGAACCTCGTTATGAACCTTTTAATCCTAATTTTAATCAGGATTACAAAGTGAACGGGAAATCCTATAGCGTCATCAAAGATCCGCAAAACTTCAGCCAGACCGGTCTGGCTGCCTGGTATGGTGAAGAAGCCAATGGCAACACGACTGCCACCGGCGAAACTTTCGATCCTAATGCGCTAACCGCCGCTCACCCTACCCTGCCTATTCCTAGCTACGTGCGGGTCACCAACGTGAGCAATGGCCGCCAAATCGTGGTGCGGGTCAATGACCGTGGCCCTTATACTCCGGGACGTGTGATTGATTTATCCAAAGCTGCAGCAGATCGCTTGAATATCTCTAACAATACCAAGGTGAAAATTGATTTTATCAATGTTTCACCTGACGGTTCCCTCTCCGGCCCAGGTATGGTTGGGACCACTATTGCCAAGCAAAGCTACGCTCTGCCAAGCCGCCCGGATTTAACGTCTGGAGCGATGGGCAACCCCATTCAGCAGGACGCCCCCGTCAACGACGCGCCGGTTCGTCCAATTGAAAACAGCAACTTATCCGGTGCCGATGCCGCGCAGCCCGTAGCCGCGCAAAGCAGCGGTTTCCTACGTGCGCCGTCCTCGTTGCCTTCCGGCGTGCTGGAAAGCGCCGAGCCGGTAACGCCGCCGGTGGTCAGTCCTCCCGGTCCGATAACCTCGGTAGCTCCTGCGGCATCATCCGCTTCAGCTTCCGGTGCTTACATCGTGCAGGTTGGGGCATTAAGCGATGCCCAGCGCGCCTCTACCTGGCAGCAGGCTCTGAGCCAACGTTTTGGCGTACCGGGTAAAGTGTCCAGCGCTGGAAACGTTCATCGGGTACAGTTAGGCCCGTTCAGCAGCCGCCAACAGGCCGCAGAACTGCAACAGCGTTTATCTTCAGAAGCGCAGCAGCAGTCATTTATCATCACTGCGCCGTAG